Proteins encoded by one window of Macaca fascicularis isolate 582-1 chromosome 10, T2T-MFA8v1.1:
- the LOC102127640 gene encoding LOW QUALITY PROTEIN: C-terminal-binding protein 2-like (The sequence of the model RefSeq protein was modified relative to this genomic sequence to represent the inferred CDS: inserted 1 base in 1 codon), with protein MALVDKHKIKRERLDRICEGIHPQITKGPLHPCPVVALLHGRDCTVYMPILKDLATVALCDAQSRQEIHEKVLNGAMGTMMYHTITLTREGLEKFKALRVIVWVGSGYDDVDIKAAGELVIAVCNIPSIAMEETADSTICHILNMYWRNTWLYQALREGTWGQSVEQIREVASGAACVGWETLGLIGFGGTQQAFAVPAKAFGFSVIFYNLYLQDGIEGSLGMQRVFTLQDLLCQSDCVFLHCNLNEYNHHLINDFTIKQMRQGAFLVNAVRGGLVDGKAFAQSLKEGRIQGAALDVNESEPFSFAQSPLKDAPNLICTPHTTCNSQQVSLEMMEAAATEIHWAITGRLLGSLRNCVNKEFFVTSALWSVADQQAIHSSIVGVASGGLPAAMEGXIPGGIPVTHNLPTVAHPSQPPSPNQPTKHGDNQEHPNEKLQRMPADYHSDTLGKKRQ; from the exons ATGGCCCTTGTGGACAAGCACAAAATCAAGAGAGAGCGATTGGACAGAATTTGTGAAGGAATTCATCCCCAGATCACGAAAGGCCCCCTGCATCCCTGCCCCGTGGTAGCGCTGCTGCACGGCCGTGACTGCACTGTGTACATGCCCATCCTGAAGGACCTGGCCACCGTGGCCTTGTGTGATGCACAGTCCAGGCAGGAGATTCACGAGAAGGTTCTAAATGGAGCCATGGGCACCATGATGTACCACACCATCACCCTCACCAGGGAGGGCCTGGAAAAGTTCAAGGCCCTCAGAGTGATCGTGTGGGTGGGCAGTGGCT ACGACGACGTGGACATCAAGGCTGCTGGTGAGCTCGTAATTGCTGTGTGCAACATCCCGTCTATAGCCATGGAAGAGACAGCAGACTCCACCATCTGCCACATCCTCAATATGTACTGGAGGAACACTTGGCTGTACCAGGCACTGCGGGAAGGCACGTGGGGTCAGAGTGTGGAGCAGATCCGAGAGGTGGCCTCGGGAGCGGCCTGCGTTGGTTGGGAGACACTGGGCCTCATCGGCTTTGGTGGCACGCAGCAGGCGTTTGCAGTTCCAGCCAAGGCCTTTGGATTCAGCGTCATATTTTACAACCTCTACTTGCAGGATGGGATCGAGGGGTCCCTGGGCATGCAGAGGGTCTTCACCCTGCAGGATTTGCTGTGTCAGAGTGACTGCGTCTTCTTGCACTGCAATCTCAACGAATATAACCACCACCTCATCAATGACTTTACCATAAAGCAGATGAGGCAGGGAGCATTCCTTGTGAACGCAGTCCGTGGTGGCCTGGTAGACGGGAAGGCCTTCGCACAGTCCCTCAAGGAGGGCAGGATACAAGGGGCAGCCCTGGACGTGAATGAGTCGGAGCCCTTTAGCTTTGCTCAGAGTCCATTGAAAGACGCCCCGAATCTCATCTGTACTCCTCACACTACCTGCAACAGCCAGCAAGTGTCACTGGAGATGATGGAGGCAGCTGCCACCGAGATCCACTGGGCCATCACAGGTCGCCTGCTAGGAAGCTTAAGAAACTGTGTGAACAAGGAATTCTTTGTCACATCAGCGCTTTGGTCAGTAGCAGACCAGCAAGCAATTCATTCAAGCATCGTGGGCGTGGCTTCAGGAGGACTTCCTGCAGCCATGGAAG TCATCCCCGGAGGCATCCCAGTGACTCACAACCTCCCAACAGTGGCACATCCTTCCCAACCGCCCTCTCCCAACCAGCCCACAAAACACGGGGACAATCAAGAACACCCCAATGAGAAATTGCAGAGAATGCCGGCAGATTATCACTCAGATACACTTGGGAAAAAGAGACAGTGA